AACAACTTGttggtgtttttttgttttaatgcatTTTGTCAGATATAAAAATTAAGACTTTTGCTTATACTTTTATTCATTAACATGATAACTAAAACCTACTTAAATTAACACTCCGTTAATTACACAAGAAAATAtacaaagaaacatatttaaattaatacataatataatattatGAATACCAGAAACAGGCGTACGCACACAAAAGGgccaaaacaaaacagaaatttaaaataatgaaagagGTTTCATGTGAAGCACTCGATTCCTATCTAGATAAAAGAATGTGTCGAGACTGATTGGGGAAGAATACATAAGATGCATTCAACAACTTGTGTATCCACATCACTGAACAGTATATATCCAGTCTATTTTCAAattaatacttttgaatttatgcAGTAATAATAACATTCTacttatatgtatttatattttatatgaacaaTACTAGGACAATACTTGTATACAATACTTGTACATTAATTATATACGAGTATTGTTGACAATACTGATATACAAGTATTGTGGTCGCCAAGTTCAGGTGATCCATAATTTGTTCAGTAATGTCGGTATCAAATGCTCTAAAGAGCTTATGACAGTTAAATTAACTTTTGTTTGTATAATACAGAATGCAGTCAAATCGAACTGGTGTAAATCGGCAtctggtcaaatcggcaccctGCGCAGGATAGTCAAATCAAAAATAGTCAAATATTGACACCTGATGTAGCCATTTCGGCACCTATGTtgaacatgttaaatatatatgttttttcataattgactttataattttttttggtggtttctgtatgtatttatttcgtatacttttttttggtggtttctgtatgtatttatttcgtatacttttttttggttgtttctgtatgtatttatTTCGTATACTTTCTTTTGGTAGTTTCTGTATGTATTTATTTCGTATACTTTTTTTTGGTGGtttctgtatatatttatttcgtataatttttttttgtggtttctgtatgtatttatttcgtatacttttttttggtggtttctgtatgtatttatttcgtatatttttttttggtggtttctgtatgtatttattttgtatactttttttgtggtttctgtatatatttatttcgtataatttttttttgtggtttctgtatgtatttatttcgtatacttttttttggtggtttctgtatgtatttatttcgtatatttttttttggtggtttctgtatgtatttattttgtatacttttttttggtggtttctgtatgtatttatttcgtataattttttttggtggtttctgtatatatttatttcgtataatttttttttggtggtttctgtatgtatttatttcgtatactttttttttgtggtttctgtatgtatttatttcgtatacttttttttggtggtttctgtatgtatttatttcgtataattttttttggtggtttctgtatatatttatttcgtataatttttttttgtggtttctGTATGTATTTATTTCGTTTAACCAAgtatttgtatagtaagattACTATTAAACAAATACTTGGTTcaacttttaaaatgtgtattggatatttgttatatatgcatgttttaaccagttgagcattttgcATGATAGTTGGTTTAACACTGTTTAAACTTTCCTGAAATACCACCTTAATTGATTATTTTGcatgtttaataaaattaagaaacaaACTGTGTGCTTATTTTACCAGTATCCTTTCAGGTATCAAATACTGTATTGGGAAACATTTAAAGCAAGTAAGAAACAAAATTGTACATGACATTGTCACATCTCACATGACCTTGGACAGAAAGCATGGGTTGGTACAGCAAACAAACTGAGACATCTCAAGTCATTAAGAGGACTCTATGGGGCCTTCACCTCAAAACAATCTCTGACTAACTGTGTAAATGTCAATGcttttacagtaaaatgtgatgTATATcatgtgaagttgaaatcatcccttcgtaaattttacggacaccatcacgagttggttgaccgttatggaataaccgtttcacaaatgatatcggatatgttccttacgtcgtaactacaatccccttccctttcatgaatgtgaccttccgaattagacttttttcacattggtggggttcgtgttgtttattctttagttttctatgttgtgtcatgtgtactattgtttttctgtttgtctttttcatttttagccatggcgttgtcagtttgttttagatttatgagtttgactgtccctttggtatctttcgtccctcttttatgtacaTTTGTAAATGAGATTTCAAATTTAATACAATTTCGGGTTGAGTATTAAAAAAATGTACCTATTTTGCAGATGCTACTTGTGTGACCGTCCATATTAATAGGGTTCCTATTGATAAACTGTGTCCATTAAATGGTAGGCTATAGACCAGAAGAGTATAAACTATCTTCACAGGAGTATGCAGCTGTTGGAGCTTTCTCTGGATTTGTAGCCAGGGTTGTCTGTCAACCATTTGATGTTCTCAAAATAAGATTTCAGGTATGAAAAGATATTAATCCATTAATTGTATGTAAATTTTGATAGCTAAATAGATTTTCGATTGGTTGAGACTATCCCACTTGACATTGAATAAAACATTGTCTTGAAGTTCTCATGACATCTGAACATCGTATCTACCTTGTGCaactgttaatataatttttcatagcaAAAACACATTGTATACAAATGTagtgttaaattatattttatgcattagcctgaatacaaaaatgtatacaacaaaaacagaaaattgtgttttttaatcattttttttttttttgaaacaattaaatcatctttattgCACTAAATGCTGTTTAACAATTTACCTAGCTTACAGCATTAGGCTAAGTATCCCTGTATATCAGTTATTATACATCCAGGGagaatatatgataaaatattatataaatgttagtattatacaattaaacataatacataaattaaattaagtaaacatcaatataaattgattcattcattaataaaaaaaaccttgtctGCTTACAAATCGGGAAAAATAACGGATCTACACCGTATCGTTTTGTGATTATTATGTATGTTTACTTATGTTTTTTAATCATGATATATGAATCAAAGTTCCCCTACAGTGaacatttatgtttatatcaatGCATTTGTAATTTATTAAAAGGAACAGCTATTTTTCAAGTATTATGGATTTATATATGTGTACAATGTGATggttgtcaaataaaaaaatgtttgcaggTCTCGGAAGACACTTTCTATTGAGCCAAGTGAATGTACTTATAaaatagagttatctttcttgtgGCATGATTTTACTTTAGTTTCTGATTTCTTGTAGCTTCAAGTTGAACCTGTATGTAAACCAACAAGTACATCATTTTCTAAGTATTGGGGAATCCGACAAGCATTCCAGTCTATCATAAAAGAAGAAGGAGTAACTGCATTGTGGAAAGGGCATGTTCCAGCACAGATATTATCTGTTGCATATGGTTTCACTCAGgtataaaaatattacaaatatatttacacattcattcaatttttaaatatctgTAGTATTTTTAACAAAGAGGTTTAAAACGATATGCTGTAGTCTGTATGTCCCTTGTTCTGTCCAAATTTCATGAGTAATGATAATTCAAGTAGACTTTGATCATACATATATGATGTAGTTTCATGcatcattataaaatatttataaaatatttacacaaaatagaatttatagacccttttgttttttttttataatttttagataGTTTGTCACAGATTAGGCAAAAATTAAACATATATCAGTTAATCTGAAGTTTGCTATCTCTGAGTCCAGAGATGCGATTCAGACACACAaggttttaatattgtttttttcgttttgttAAACCTAGTATTTATATGTATACTTTACTTAATTTGTACACTATTGGGAAAGTGTATATTAGTTAATAGTTTGCAATATGATTTACTTTactgtatatagatataggaagttaTGGTTgttgtgccaatgagacaactgcaTGTATTATTTACTACAATAATTTTGTTTGCGATTTTGTccgaaaatgaaaacaaatgttcaTGCAGCATTGTATCATAAAAGAATTAACCAGTCTTCACAATGATTTGAAATAAACGATAATGtagaaaaatttcatattttttttctcaataatatgTAGAATTTATTCTTTGATTTTAGTTTGCATCATTTGAGTTGCTGACCTCTGTTGCATGGAGATTTTGTCCACATGAGTTTACGACAAAGCACCGTCCAATAGTCCACACAGTTTGTGGAGGACTAGCAGGATGTATTGCTATTACTGTGGCACAACCAATGGATGTACTGAGGACTAGATTTGTTGCCCAGGGAAATGAGAAGGTAAGAGCTGTATCCTTGCATTTCACAAACTTCTGTAGATATATAATATACGGTAAAAAACCACCATGTGTCTTACTGTCTTATTTACCTCTGTAACATGTCAAAACTTCCATTAGATATttttgagttatctctctttgtataGAGTtcattaaatgaaatgaaatggagaaattaaataaaattgaaaaaaagaaaagacaacttTTATAATAGCAGCTTGTACTTTTATGTTTCTGTCATCTAGATTTAAATTACTTTGTTTTCACATTTTCTTCAATTCATACTATAATATAGTGATCAAATGAGTGGATATATGCTGATCCAGGGGGCAGGGGACCCTTTTATGGGGAAAATTGGTTGATTTTGTAGGGAATCAcaaaagcatgactggagcaggccccctcttaggcagtcagtgggccccccttATAAAAGTttctgtgttttttgttttttttttttgtacttattttattttgcaaGAAGGCAAAAGCCATTTGATGCTTGgaaataattttcaatattccATCTTGTTTGTAGAGTTTTATCAATACTTATATGTAGTCTACatagaagttttgaaaaaaaattgacttatCTTAGAAATGAAATTTGGATGAACTTATTTTACTTCTTTTCAGACATATTCCTCATTATATTCAGGAATTCAAACCATGATCAAAGAAGAAGGTTTCCTGTCTTTTTACAAAGGTCTTGGTGCGGCTGTTGCACAAATTGGACCACAAATGGGCCTCCAATTTGGATTCTTTGCTTTGTTTACAAGACTGTGGAGAGGATGGTTTGACAATCCAGATCATAAGAGGTCACATGCAGGTAGAGGAAATGGatttagaaaaaatgtatttgttgcACCTGTCAAACAATAAACAGGATTGAACTGTTATTTAATCAAGTTTGATATCTGATTGTTTACATTATGCAGTtgggattctacttcgtcaaatttatctccccattacgccagttcattatCACTATtatagaaatggaagccattgtagggatgacgcactgccaattttgctcttgaaaaccgataaatttatccgcaTAGCACCATTAcaatccttatatgtcagttgaattttaaaatacaaatatatctacTAGCTAAttagcatcagttaatgatcttgtctgcatagattcaacttaaaactattgtctaatcggttgtcaggtggaatttttgaaaatttataaacatttaaaaaatgtctaattaaatatttcgtggaagggcagactagatttttttagtggttgaagactataaaccttagttatcacacacaaaaaattatttgttttcgaagatatgcattttcatcttcatacttgaaagactgtcgtcaagtacttttagtaaaaaaaatagctattcgaataCACCTAAtctgtttttatgattcattagataggtatttcacttgacccatatatttcatcttttagtactgtgatttttttgtgttataaatcaacctgtagctttaatatataaaaatgatagaat
This genomic window from Mytilus galloprovincialis chromosome 9, xbMytGall1.hap1.1, whole genome shotgun sequence contains:
- the LOC143044869 gene encoding mitochondrial thiamine pyrophosphate carrier-like yields the protein MVGYRPEEYKLSSQEYAAVGAFSGFVARVVCQPFDVLKIRFQLQVEPVCKPTSTSFSKYWGIRQAFQSIIKEEGVTALWKGHVPAQILSVAYGFTQFASFELLTSVAWRFCPHEFTTKHRPIVHTVCGGLAGCIAITVAQPMDVLRTRFVAQGNEKTYSSLYSGIQTMIKEEGFLSFYKGLGAAVAQIGPQMGLQFGFFALFTRLWRGWFDNPDHKRSHAGVTEVLVCGSSAGAIAKTIIYPLDVIKKRLEIQGFEKARKGFGAVRHYNGLWDCMITIMKEEGSVRGLYKGLSPGLIKGGLAAGANYLVYDQVCYLLRKYHSS